The window TAACTGTTTTCTATACCATATACCTACCTAAATTGTGGTGGCTACTAACTTTAATTTATATTATTATACTCCTTGCACTTGCATTTGAAATATTTAATAAATTTTTCAAATTAATAAATATTGAAAAATAATTTATTATAAAAATTTAATCTTTAAAAAAGAGTTGCAAAATTTCGTAACTCTTTTTTAATTTTTTAATTTTTTAATTTTTTAATTTTTTATATAATATTTCAAATTCTACTTCCCAATTATTCCAGTCTATTCTTATATCAGCAGTTTTCTTTAATATATCTCTAATTATATCTTCAATAGTTATTTGTTTTAAAGATTCTTTTAAGGATAGATTTATCGTATTTATTTTTTTTAGATAATCCTTATATCTTGAAGTCATATTTTCTGCACCCTTAAAAACTTTTTCTATGTAGTCAGCTTGCAGAACAAATAAATTAACTTCTCCATTGATAGCCTTATAAATATCATATAGTGTTATCACTTTATTTTGGCGATATTTATATCCTCCCCCTACTCCAGTATTGGCTAAAACTAAATCACTAAGAACTAATTTTCTCATTATTTTTTTTAAATAGGTCGGGGAGATATCTAGGCGTTCACTTATTTCTTTTGAATTT of the Gemella sp. zg-570 genome contains:
- a CDS encoding Rrf2 family transcriptional regulator, yielding MHLTKSTEQAICIMVMLYMQDRRIYLNSKEISERLDISPTYLKKIMRKLVLSDLVLANTGVGGGYKYRQNKVITLYDIYKAINGEVNLFVLQADYIEKVFKGAENMTSRYKDYLKKINTINLSLKESLKQITIEDIIRDILKKTADIRIDWNNWEVEFEILYKKLKN